ATTTTACTATCTTCAGGAACATGGGAAATCTCATACAAGTAATCTAACCTATTTGCAGTGGATTTTCGAAGGGAAAGATCAAAAGTAGGTTTAGTGGTATCAATGACTTCTAAAGATGAACTTGCCATGATAGTTTCTTTCAGATAGAACTATTTACCAAAAACCTAACAGGACTAAGATGCCAATTTTAGGCTGAAACGTCCACAAGGTTACTATTGGAGAAGCAGATTCTTTAAAATCTTTAAGAGCAAACCCCTTAGTGTTCTATTTGATTATCAAATCCAGTGTTCTGATGTGATTAATACATAGGATCCACAAATTGTGGCAACTGTAAATCACAGAGCATACTAATCAGGACAATAATCAAATATACTAATCAAAGGAGAATGAAACTAATCACGAGCTCTGATACCAGCTATTGggtcaaaagaacaaaaacgaAACAGAAGGGCATAACAGTCCATTGATAGTGGTGATCAGGGATACAAAACAGGCGAAAACACTGTTTTAGTCCTTATATTTTGGGGttatagtcaatttggtccctacattttagtagcagtcaatttggtccctgttattttcaagttgcagtcaatttggttcctactGTTAACTCACTAACGGAAAATATCTACGTGACAAATGGTTTGCATTGTTGATGCACACGTGgctaacataataatataatattaaaaaagccACCTaagcattttaatttaaaacattaattgaaagaacaaaaataaagaaaatgatttttttaaaaataaaacttgaatttcttttattttcttttccatcttgCACTTTCTGAGATACCAAACACAATAACCAGCAACACCACAATCTAAAACCAAACAATATAAACTTCTCTGCCTCTCTGTCTCGTTCActctcacacatacacacagaAATCCAAtctattttcaataatataagcttccctacctctctctctctcattccctCTCATACATACGCAGCAGAAATCCAAATATTTATTTCCAATAACCATGGCTGAGCATGGTGGAGCAAGAACAGACATCATTGACTTCGTGCGAGGCTTTGGCAGTAGATGTAAAAGGGGAATAGCAGATGCAGAGGACGCCGTCGTGGGCGATGCAAGGAGGAGGAGTGTGTCTCGTCTGTTCGATATTGGCGGTAGGGATACGGTTCTAGGCCTTGCTATTTTGAATGTTTTGTTGGATTGGAAATGAAAAGCTGATTTCCGTGGTTGAGGATTTCAGTCTTGGGTGGTTCAACCTTCAATGGTTTGGATGTTGATGGTGGCTGTAAATGGTCGAATCTGACTGTGGTGGTTTTGATGGTTGTGTGAAGTTGCTTGGAAATTAGATAAAAAGAGagaactgtaaaaaaaaaaaaaaaaattgagttttaataaCTGTTTGATTATTGTTTAGTTTTAGATTGTTGTGTTGCTGGAAATTATGGTTAGTAGCTAAGAAAATGTTTTaagaatacaataaaaaaaaaaatatatatatatatatatatatatatatattgaggatttttctaaaaaataatcatttttttgctttcaattaatattttcatttttttcgggggttttattttaattaaaatgcttAGGtggctttttaaatatttaatattatattattatgttagcCACGTGTGCGCCAACCATGCAAACAGTTTGCCACGTAGATATTTTCCGTTAGTGAGTTAACggtagggatcaaattgactaCAACTTGAAAATAACAAGGGCCAAATTGACCGTtactaaaatgtagggaccaaattgactgtgagcccaaaatgtagggaccacaATAGTATttttgccatatatatatatatatatatataaaaggggtaaatttccaaaaatacccGAGGTTTGGGTTAATCacagttagagcattcacattagctCTTGTATAATTgtgtataaatgtgtaaaatacacatttggaccatttttacacattttgaagcaaaaaataCACTACATCAGTCTTtgtttagagcattcacatcagctcttgtataattgtgtataaatgtgtaaaatacacatttggaccatttttacacattttgaagcaaaaaataCACTACATCAGTCTTTGTAAAATCATCTAAACTCGTGTATAATTTTGGACGAGCTACAgtacccgtgtaaatttacacgggcacTGTAGCTCGTTTataacttaaaataatattatatgtacaGAAACTCATTTTcgctctttttttctctctcatctcactGAGCACACCAAcgcctctctcactctcagcTTCCCTCTCCCTCTTGAGTTCTTCCTCTCATATTCTTTTGCTCATTCTCATCACCGAATTCTTTGGCTCATTCTCATCACCATGGGAAATAAAATGTGATCGGTTGAGGAGTTTTGCAGTTCCGGTGAGGAGGGTGGATCATTGGGTTGACGGAATCTTCTCTATTGACAGACGTTGGGGCTGATTTCTCtaaaaaaggtatgggtttttctCATTGAGATTTTAGAGTTTTTTGGTTTCAATCAAGATTCTTGGGAGTttctctaaactaatttttttgggggtttcttgtttcaaattttttctggtttggggttttttttatggattcttCGGAGCACACCCGAAGTTATTTTTGAGAGCTGGTGTGCTGTTTTAGTACCTCCATGGGATAGTTCTACATAAAcgagttttaatttatgaactttGTTCTTGATAGGTCAAAAAAGTTTCAATCtatgttttaatttatgaactttGCTCTGTTTGATGTTCATAGTTACAGAGTTCTAGCTGATTTACTGTGTGGATATTTGGTTGTTAGCTTTATTGCCGTGATTACCTTGTATTTGGTTAGTTAGTTGCTGAGATTTTGTGCTTGGTCAGTGTGTATGTATAATTGGACTTGGCTGTGTAGTTTAGCTGGTTTTGTCAAGTTGTTGTTTGGGGTAGCTTGCCCTGTATTGTAGCCTTTGGCTGGTTTGAGAATAGAAAGAGATGAGGGCTTCTTTGTCCAAGTTCTttagtagtttttcttttactacATTTTCAGATTATGTATATATCACATGCTTATAGTCATAGATAAAGATAATTCCAAGACATGCCAGTTCTCGTTGGTTTAGGTGGTAGTGGAGCTTTAATTGAGATATGCAACAAAAAGTCTCTGATTGTTCTTCTTGAATGAACACTCTGATGACTTGAGAGACTTTCAAAAAAAGACAAGTGAATACTAAACAGTGATTGTTAattgatttattaattttgggaCCCCCTTTGGGGGGTGGTTATGGTGATAGATTGAATGAAATTCTCAACCCCTAAAGTTTGAAATAATCAAATCTTTAAGTTAGGTAACTGAATTTGAAAGCTCTTTCAAAAGGGTCAACCTCAACCTCAACTGCAAAAGTCTTAGTAACAACTACTTCCATGCCGGTAAACATCTGTCTCTCTCAAAATTCCTAGAACTGCAGATCATAAGGAATTTAGTACATAAGGTAGTCTAGAGATGTCTGCTGTGTTAAGCTATATGatattaatttcaatttacAAATATTGGAGACACATTATTTATTCCCTTGGTGATTTTTTCTGTTTATTACTGTTCTCCATTTATAAGGATCAATGTTCTCTGTGGATAACTGGTTCAAAACCTAGGCTTAAGgcatggaaaaatgaaattcagACAAATGAAATTCCTAGATGGCATAAGCAAAATGGCTTAGCAAGGCTAAGCTAAAGCACAGAGAAAGACAGCAACTTAGACAGACAGAGCTGcccctttctctttctcttcatttCTCAAACTTTGtctactcttcttcttcttttgtattTCTATCTCTCCACTTCACAAAAGCTCCCACCAACAATTAGTCAACTTTTCAACCTCCCAAAAGGTAACGATCTCTCTTACTCTCTCAAACTTTTGTTTCAAgtttgaagctttttttttgaTCCGATGATTATGTTCAATTTCAAGCCCAAGTAACACATGCACATGCATCTACTTCTTACtcttatgagttttattttgctaaaaaactGTGATTTGTTTTCAACAATGTGTACATAACCTTAATGTTGGTGTTGGTACTGTTTGTTCACAGAAGTTGCAGCTTTTAGGCTCAGACTTCTATGCTAATATGAAATAGAGAGTTGGGTGTTCTTTAGATTTTGGAGAAGTGGGGGGTATTTACTATTTTTGTGAGGGTATATAGTGTTGTTTGGTTAAAAGGGGTTGTAATGGAAGGAGGGTAAATATGTTGGTATTGAATAAGCTTTAGTGGGAAGTAGGAAGTGGGAACACTATACAAATATTTATAGTGTTGTATCTAGAATGTCatcttgttttgagttttgtgacctccattttatttttaatgagtagaatatgaTAATATGGCATCTCATCTTAGATACAGCCTAATAAACTACTCATTTTccccaaccaaaaagaaagccATATAAATGCTGTGGAACAGGACAAAGAAGACTAACCCTTAATAGAATCAGTATTAGCACTAAGTAGCTGCAGCTAGAAGCACCCACCAACACGGAGATGGCGATTAGGAGCTCCCTACAGTGTCCAATCTTCAATTGATTTAACCAAAAATAGATCactggaagttttttttttattttttaattttatactaaaTAGTTGTTTCTCTAATTGGTTGCTTGTatggaaaataaaaggaatttaagtttggaagagaagaaagtttggaataaaaagaaaaatattcataaaGAAAAGATGTAATATGTACATTTCAATATAGGAAGGAATTTAGCATTTTTGTCTGTGAATTTAGCATTTGATATAAACATTTTAGTACCATGCATTCTTTATTgtattcttttaaatttcattctTACACATGgattttgctaaaatttatttGCAATATGGCGGCTGCCCAagtacttattaaaaaaaaaaaaaaatgatgcctAGCAAGTTAGAATTCCATGTGGGTTTTATCTTGTGTTTGAGGTTTGAGGTTTGAGGTTGAATACTTATTATTTCTATGGTTGAATTCCATGCTCTCAATTCTGTTGCTTTGaggtttgattttcttgtgtttgtaCATGAATTGGTCAATGAATTAGACCATAAGGGTGCTTGGTTATGAATTAGACCATAAGGGTGCTTCATCTATGCTTGGTTGTGATTGCTTGGTTGTGGTTGAATTCCATGCTCTcaatgccttttcttttttgttttcaattttgttgcttATTAGTGCTGCTTCTAAATTACTTTAGTGTTTGTTAGGTGATGGactcacaaaatcaaaatcccttCTTCCTTGACATTTTACAAGACAATAAACAaggttttgagtcttttgacagCAGTAATTTGATGTCCACTCCGCATTCAGACGTCAATGTCCATCAATCTCCACCCCAAGTTGAAATGGGACAATCTATACCCcctattgcaaaaaaatcaactactaAGAGAGGTCGTCAACGGGGAATCAACTTCACCATAGATGAAGACATTAAGCTAGTGTCGGCGTGGCTTAATGTTAGCTTAGATGCCGTGACATCGACGGATAAAAAACACACAACATTTTGGGAGAGAATTTGGTCTACCTTCCACAATGACAAGAAATTTAACCGCACTAAGGATTCTTTAAATAGTCGGTGGTCAACAATTCAAAAGGAGACCAACAAGTTCTGTGGATGCTTGGCCCAAATTGAGAACTGGAATGAAAGCGGTAAAACTGAGCATGACAAGGTATTTAAACTCAACATTTAATATGTATTGTACATCAAAACACTTTTAGTTTTATGAttcttatgttttttaattttttacttttgtagaTTGAAGATGCAAAAACTATGTATCAAGTTAATTGCAAAAATGCATTTCAATTGGAGCATTGTTGGAGAATTTTGAGGAACGAAGCTAAGTGGTTGGTTCTAAGAGATAGTTTGAAGGCCCGCACAAGACAACCAGCCACACGACCAGCCACACAATCCTTTGCAAGCTCAATAAATGTAGATGAAGATAATGAAGAGATGAACTCCGACGAAACCTTGGAGAGACTTATAGGCAAGAAGGCCGAAAatgagaaattaaagaaaagaaagaattgtgATGACGTGATCCCAACACTTTCCTCCCAATTAGACGAAATcaaggaagaaaagagaagaatgcatgaggagaaaaaggaaagtATGCGCATTGCATTAGAAGAACGAAGAGAGGCAATGCGCATTGCATCCGAAGAACGAAGAGAGTTGATTCGTATCAAGGAAGAGAAGAATGAAgtagaaaagaggaaaatggaAGATGAACTTATGATGAAAGATACAAGAACTATGAATCCTGAGCAAAAAGAATACATTCGTCTACGTCGTTTGGAAATCTTGGAGAGGTTAAGGTCTAAATATGCATCATAATGGAATATTATTATTGACAACCAATTTTTTGTATATTGCAAAGATACTAGCACATAATTTTTTGTAGTCTTTACTTGTGCAAGGAAATAGATGCaatgttgtaaattttgtatTGTGCTGGTTGTACTTGCTGATTTTATTGGTTGTAAATGTTATTTGAATGAAAATATGCTATTTTATTGGTTGCTGATTTTATTAgttgtatatgctatttttctgcactttctCAACAGGTGGCTGTACTTGCATTGtgtcatttttctgcataatgtgatttttctgcataattatttttctgcatagtgttatttttctgcatagtgtcatttttctgcatagtgttatTGTTCTGCAGTGttgtttttctgcatactgtgatttttctgcataatgtgattttctgcataatgtgatttttctgcataattatttttctgcatagtgttatttttctgcatagtgtcaTTTTCCTGCATAGTGTTATTGTTCTgcagtgttatttttctgcatactgtcatttttctgcataatgtgatttttctgcataattatttttctgcatagtgtcatttttctgcatagtgttattgttctgcagtgttatttttctgcatactgtcatttttctgcataatgtgatttttctgcataattatttttctgcatagtgttatttttctgcatagtgtcatttttctgcatagtgttattgttctgcagtgttatttttctgcatactgtcatttttctgcataatgtgatttttctgcataatgtgatttttctgcataattatttttctgcatagtgttatttttctgcatagtatcatttttctgcatagtgttattgttctgcagtgttatttttctgcataatgtgatttttctgcataattatttttctgcatagtgttatttttctgcatagtgttattgttctgcagtgttatttttctgcatactgtcatttttttgcataatgtgatttttctgcataattatttttctgcatagtgttatttttctgcatagtgtcaTTTTTTTGCATAGTGTTATTGTTCTgcagtgttatttttctgcatactgtcatttttctgcataatgtgatttttctgcataattatttttctgcatagtgttatttttctgcatagtgtcatttttctgcatagtgttattgttctgcagtgttatttttctgcatactgtcatttttctgcataatgtgatttttctgcataatgtgatttttctgcataattatttttctgcatagtgttatTGTTCTGCAgtattatttttctgcatactaTCATTTTTCTGAATAATgtgatttttctgcataattatttttctgcatagtatcatttttctgcatactgttatttttctgcatactgttatttttctgcataattatttttctgcgtagtgttatttttctgcatagtgttatttttctgcatagtgtcaCTTTTCTGCATAGTGCCATTTTTCTGCAGTGTTAAAAATGACCAATGAGCAGGATAGTATCTAGTGTAAGTTTACAACTAAACTTGAGTTGACAAACTTACCTAAGGGTTTGTCAACTTATATAGGGCTTTTTGttgtctcaattttttggaaACTTAGTAATATTAaacttagaaaatttcaaattccaacGAAGGTTCACATTAAATAAAAGTAGTAATgcttagaaatttagaattacAAATTCCTACGACTGGCCTTGTAGTTGCCATAGATGCTCAACGAGATCTGCTTGAAGTTGAGAATGAATTCCTCTATCTCTAATGGAATTATGACGTTCAATGAACTGCATAAGGTTACAAGTGGGATTATGTGACACCGGTTCGGGTCCATTATCGTTGATTTGATCATAATCAAAGTCATTTGCTCCAAGGTAAGTATGTCGTTCATTTTCAACGATCATATTATGCAATATTATACATGCTATCATAATGTCCTTAAGCGTTTCAAGATGGAAAAAACGTGCAGGCCCACGCACAATTGCAAATCGCGCTTGAAGTACTCCAAATGCACGTTCGACATCCTTCCTGACCGCCTCTTGTGCAGAAGCAAAATGTTGTCTTTTACGGTCTTGTGGTGCTGGAATTGTTTTGACAAATGTTGCCCATGATGGATATATACCATCTGCAAGATAGTACCCCATCGAATAGTTATTACCATTTATCGAGTAATTAACTGGAGGAGCACGCCCTTCAGCAAGCTCAGAAAATACAGAAGACCGCTCTAGGACATTGATGTCATTGTGAGACCCCGGTAACCAAAAAATGCATGCCATATCCAAAGGTCATATGACGCTACGATTTCCAAAATTATCGTTGGATCACGTGTATGACCAATATATTGACCTTTCCACTTACTTGGACAATTCTTCCATTTCCAATGCATGCAGTCGATGCTCCCTAGCATTCCTGGAAATCCACGATGTTGGCCAACTGCTAATAACCTTGCAATGTCATTGTTGTTTGGTGACCTCAAGTACTCTTCAGAAAAGATTGAAACTACcgctttaacaaatttttttaagctttttattGTAGTGGTTTCTCCAATCCTTATGTATTCATCCATGAAATCAGCCGACACTCCATAAGTAAGCATTCTGATTGCAGCGGTCATCTTTTGAAGGGAAGACAACCCGAGTGTGTTAGCcgcatttcttttttgaacaaagTATGGTTCAGTAGCTTCAACTCTTGAATGGATACGTAGAAAAAGAGAACGACTCATTCGAAACCTCCTTCGAAATACATTAGGAGGATACACTGgtgtttcagcaaaataatCATGGAAAAGCCTATCATGACCTTGCAAAGGATTACGCCAGATAAACCTGCGAGGTTGAACTGAATGACGACGTGATGTTGATGCTCCTTCATTCTTTAATTCTTCTATGGCAATAGCTAGAGTAAGTTCCgtctcatcatcatcagaagatgAGTCAAATGGAGGCTCatcatttggaaaaataa
This DNA window, taken from Quercus robur chromosome 2, dhQueRobu3.1, whole genome shotgun sequence, encodes the following:
- the LOC126696441 gene encoding uncharacterized protein LOC126696441, coding for MDFHYDIDFIFPNDEPPFDSSSDDDETELTLAIAIEELKNEGASTSRRHSVQPRRFIWRNPLQGHDRLFHDYFAETPVYPPNVFRRRFRMSRSLFLRIHSRVEATEPYFVQKRNAANTLGLSSLQKMTAAIRMLTYGVSADFMDEYIRIGETTTIKSLKKFVKAVVSIFSEEYLRSPNNNDIARLLAVGQHRGFPGMLGSIDCMHWKWKNCPKRSSVFSELAEGRAPPVNYSINGNNYSMGYYLADGIYPSWATFVKTIPAPQDRKRQHFASAQEAVRKDVERAFGVLQARFAIVRGPARFFHLETLKDIMIACIILHNMIVENERHTYLGANDFDYDQINDNGPEPVSHNPTCNLMQFIERHNSIRDRGIHSQLQADLVEHLWQLQGQS
- the LOC126696432 gene encoding glutathione S-transferase T3-like, producing the protein MGQSIPPIAKKSTTKRGRQRGINFTIDEDIKLVSAWLNVSLDAVTSTDKKHTTFWERIWSTFHNDKKFNRTKDSLNSRWSTIQKETNKFCGCLAQIENWNESGKTEHDKIEDAKTMYQVNCKNAFQLEHCWRILRNEAKWLVLRDSLKARTRQPATRPATQSFASSINVDEDNEEMNSDETLERLIGKKAENEKLKKRKNCDDVIPTLSSQLDEIKEEKRRMHEEKKESMRIALEERREAMRIASEERRELIRIKEEKNEVEKRKMEDELMMKDTRTMNPEQKEYIRLRRLEILERLRSKYAS